In one window of Nocardiopsis aegyptia DNA:
- a CDS encoding M16 family metallopeptidase, whose translation MLRPDIGTPASYTFPKPRRITVGGGTVVAIDVPGQRLASLRLVHPYGGAVEPLDAMGVSSLTSEVLEDGPAGNSSLAPALERHGAEWVSRVNWDGFITGLDAPANRLGEAVRLFADAVRRPALAPDDIVRRRDQLLERFWLEAASASTLAMRSLGGQLFTGRYATPLAGGPVRLAEVEPETVAAFHADSIASVAGTLVVVGDLSGVDLEDLGKTVFGDAAATPVREVAAPAPPPGELPRVLIVDRPGSVQSALVIAHRAPSRSQVDLPRAEGISEVLGGLFTSRLNMELRERLGYTYGAGSRFDLRRDSGVFFATTQVEADTTAHSITASLEQIAKLRSSGVTAEELASVRDSNTVGLPVSYSTARAMASALVDMVVHDLPDDYVDRHRAGYEALTEDKLNSAAEEYLHPEEAVVVVVGDAERLSGPLADIGAGPVEVRSPESLWS comes from the coding sequence ATGCTCCGTCCCGACATCGGTACCCCAGCGTCCTACACCTTTCCCAAGCCCCGGCGGATCACGGTCGGAGGCGGCACCGTCGTCGCCATCGACGTGCCCGGGCAGCGGCTCGCGTCGCTGCGCCTGGTCCACCCCTACGGCGGCGCCGTCGAACCGCTGGACGCCATGGGCGTCAGCTCCCTGACCAGCGAGGTGCTGGAGGACGGCCCCGCCGGCAACAGCTCCCTCGCGCCCGCCCTGGAGCGCCACGGCGCCGAATGGGTCTCCCGCGTCAACTGGGACGGGTTCATCACCGGCCTCGACGCCCCGGCCAACCGCCTGGGCGAGGCCGTGCGCCTGTTCGCCGACGCCGTGCGCCGCCCCGCGCTGGCCCCCGACGACATCGTCCGCCGCCGCGACCAGCTCCTGGAGCGGTTCTGGCTGGAGGCGGCCTCCGCCTCCACCCTGGCCATGCGCAGCCTGGGCGGCCAGCTCTTCACAGGCCGCTACGCCACGCCGCTGGCCGGTGGCCCGGTCAGGCTGGCCGAGGTCGAGCCCGAGACCGTCGCGGCCTTCCACGCCGACTCGATCGCCTCCGTGGCCGGAACGCTCGTGGTCGTCGGCGACCTGAGCGGGGTCGACCTGGAGGACCTGGGCAAGACCGTGTTCGGTGACGCGGCCGCCACACCGGTGCGCGAGGTCGCCGCGCCCGCGCCGCCGCCCGGCGAGCTGCCGCGCGTTCTCATCGTGGACCGGCCCGGTTCGGTGCAGTCGGCCCTGGTCATCGCGCACCGCGCCCCGTCCCGCTCGCAGGTGGACCTGCCGCGGGCCGAGGGCATCAGCGAGGTGCTCGGTGGACTGTTCACCTCACGGCTCAACATGGAGCTGCGCGAGCGCCTCGGCTACACCTACGGGGCGGGCTCCCGGTTCGACCTGCGCCGCGACAGCGGGGTCTTCTTCGCGACCACGCAGGTGGAGGCGGACACCACCGCGCACTCGATCACCGCCTCCCTGGAGCAGATCGCCAAGCTGCGGTCCTCCGGCGTCACCGCCGAGGAGCTGGCCTCGGTGCGCGACTCCAACACGGTGGGCCTGCCGGTCAGCTACTCCACCGCGCGCGCCATGGCCTCCGCCCTGGTCGACATGGTGGTGCACGACCTGCCCGACGACTACGTGGACCGCCACCGCGCCGGGTACGAGGCGCTCACCGAGGACAAGCTCAACAGCGCCGCGGAGGAGTACCTGCACCCCGAGGAGGCGGTCGTGGTCGTGGTCGGCGACGCCGAGCGCCTGAGCGGGCCGCTCGCCGACATCGGCGCCGGACCGGTCGAGGTGCGCAGCCCGGAGTCCCTGTGGTCCTGA
- a CDS encoding M16 family metallopeptidase: MTTIGAAGRVGQYTLDNGLRLVTAPASTGQVASVNLWYGVGSRHEVPGRTGFAHLFEHLMFQGSGNVAKGEHFEEVERLGGDINASTSTDRTNYYETVPEHALDRVLWLEADRLETLRDGMTQEVLDNQRDVVKNERRQRYDNQPYGTALERILRLAYPEGHPYHHPTIGSMADLDDADLDYVKSFHKAHYGPDNCVLTVVSDLDPEDVLARVEKYFGHLPARDFVPEAPDASLPEPLGGPVRDAVTETVPAAGVFLGYRVAAYGEREFDVMHLASAVLGQGQGSRLYRSLVVDRPIAADDGGGAADILPFRYTDSLLLVNMLAREGVSGDVLEEAMREEIAKLAAGITEEELDRARAVLERDHLQSISSPSGLADSIGSCTQLFGDPELAYTWPERWTDITAEEVRAAAERLMVDDNLLVVRFDPETAGADAAPAS, encoded by the coding sequence GTGACGACCATCGGAGCAGCGGGACGGGTAGGTCAGTACACGCTCGACAACGGATTGCGTCTGGTGACCGCACCGGCCTCCACCGGCCAGGTCGCCTCCGTCAACCTGTGGTACGGCGTCGGCTCCCGCCACGAGGTACCGGGGCGCACCGGTTTCGCGCACCTGTTCGAGCACCTGATGTTCCAGGGCAGCGGCAACGTCGCCAAGGGCGAGCACTTCGAGGAGGTCGAGCGGCTCGGCGGCGACATCAACGCCTCCACCTCGACCGACCGCACGAACTACTACGAGACGGTCCCCGAGCACGCCCTGGACCGCGTCCTGTGGCTGGAGGCCGACCGCCTGGAGACCCTGCGCGACGGCATGACGCAGGAGGTCCTGGACAACCAGCGCGACGTCGTCAAGAACGAGCGCCGCCAGCGCTACGACAACCAGCCCTACGGCACCGCCCTGGAGCGCATCCTGCGCCTGGCCTACCCCGAGGGCCACCCCTACCACCACCCCACGATCGGCTCCATGGCCGACCTGGACGACGCCGACCTGGACTACGTCAAGTCGTTCCACAAGGCCCACTACGGGCCGGACAACTGCGTGCTCACGGTGGTCAGCGACCTCGACCCCGAGGACGTGCTGGCGCGCGTGGAGAAGTACTTCGGCCACCTGCCGGCCCGCGACTTCGTGCCCGAGGCCCCCGACGCCTCGCTTCCGGAGCCGCTGGGCGGCCCCGTCCGCGACGCCGTCACCGAGACCGTGCCGGCCGCCGGGGTCTTCCTCGGCTACCGCGTGGCCGCCTACGGCGAGCGCGAGTTCGACGTCATGCACCTGGCCTCGGCCGTCCTGGGACAGGGCCAGGGCAGCCGCCTGTACCGCTCCCTCGTCGTGGACCGCCCCATCGCCGCCGACGACGGCGGCGGCGCGGCCGACATCCTGCCGTTCCGCTACACCGACAGCCTCCTGCTGGTGAACATGCTCGCCCGCGAGGGCGTCAGCGGCGACGTCCTGGAGGAGGCCATGCGCGAGGAGATCGCCAAGCTCGCCGCGGGCATCACCGAGGAGGAGCTGGACCGGGCGCGCGCCGTCCTGGAGCGGGACCACCTGCAGTCCATCTCCAGCCCCTCCGGGCTGGCCGACTCCATCGGCTCCTGCACCCAGCTGTTCGGCGACCCCGAACTCGCCTACACCTGGCCCGAGCGCTGGACCGACATCACCGCGGAGGAGGTGCGAGCCGCGGCGGAGCGCCTGATGGTCGACGACAACCTGCTCGTGGTCCGCTTCGACCCCGAGACGGCCGGAGCCGACGCCGCCCCGGCCTCCTAG